The Drosophila sechellia strain sech25 chromosome 2R, ASM438219v1, whole genome shotgun sequence nucleotide sequence AGAGAGAACAAAAGTAGAAAAGACTTATGCAGCTAGGAGTACTATGATCAACCTTATACTTTTGTGACTAATacactgtttttttttttttttttttaatttcaggCTTCTTTGGTAATGGATCCTTGTGCCAGGAGCGTCAGCATCAAAACTCTGAATTCCTGATTGTCAGCCATGGTGTGATGATCGCTCGCGTTCCGCTAAACGGACGTAATGTCCGGCCCATTTCGATGGCCCAGATGGCCATTGGTCTAGACAAAGATTGCGTGGAGGGCCGCGTCTACTGGGGCGATATTTCGACCAAGAAGATCGTGAGCGCCAAATACGACAGCACTGATCTGCGACCGTTTATCACCACTGGTAGGATACAATTATTGTTGGCCGAAAGCAAATGCCTAACCCATTATTCTCCTCAGATATTGAATCTCCCGAGGGTATTGCCATTGATGTGATCTCGCGACGCCTTTATTGGGCGGACTCAGAAAAGGATACCATTGAGGTGGCCAGCCTGGACGACCCTTCCTTGCGGACAGTGATCATCAACAAGCAGCTCGTCAACCCCCGTGGTATTGCTGTGGATCCCTACAGGGAGTAAGTCCTGGTTTCAACACCATTTGCAAACTGCCCTCTAACGGTATGATTTACCAGGAAACTGTTCTGGTCGGATTGGGACCGCGAATCACCCAAGATCGAGATGTCTAACCTGGACGGCACTGGTCGAGAACTTCTGCTGGGCAAGGATGCTGTCACTCTGCCCAACTCCTTGGTGGTGCTTGAGAACTCCGGCGAGGTGTGCTACGCGGATGCGGGAACCAAAAAGGTGGAGTGCATCGAGCCACAAAACCGCCAAATCCGCACCATCTCCAACCAACTGACTTATCCCTTCGGCATTACCTTCACGCACGATCAGTTCTACTGGACGGACTGGACCACGTGAGTTCTTTGCATTGCTTTGGTTCAGGAATCGATACTAACAGGAATATTTTATGTAGGAAAAAAGTGGAGATCGTTGACAGCTTGGGAGCACGGCAGACGCCCATTCAGCCGCCCTTCTTTGGCAGCCACAAGATGTACGGCATGACAGTCGTGGAGCAGCACTGCCCGCAGTACCAGAGTCCCTGCCAGATCAGCAACGGCGGATGCACGGACTCCCGGCTCTGCCTGGTCAACCGACAGGCTCCGTCCGGAAAGAGCTGCAAGTGCACCAGCGCCTCCACAGGATGCACCGTGCCGGCGCCCGGCTACTAAGTCTATTTTAAATGCAAACTGAAATTATTTTTCGATACGTATACAATCATATAAAAAGCAAGTTAACCAAAGCGCGGAAGGGTATCGaagtaaactaaactaaattaacTTAACTAACTAGGAGTGCCTGTGTGCCATTTCAAAGAAGAATAAAGAATAAAGAGAAAAGAATAAAGAGAAACCAGCTAGAAATTTAGCCAGAATTTAAGTGCTTGGGAGAAGCGTTTCTTAGATCCaatgttcaaaaaataattcaataGTTAATTCAAGAAAATCGTTATATAACCGTCTTTACTCCCCTGAGCTAAAGGCAAATTCTTACATAAATTACTTTTTATAAGACCGAATGCAAGTTCAGCTTTGTCGACAAATAAATTgaactaaaaaacaaaattcttTGTTCGGGATCCCAAATCAATATTCAAAATCTTACGATGATTGAAGCTCTATAACAAATTGGATGTGATGTAATCAAAAAGTCGAATATTTATTTCCAACTATAGTTTGAGTTTATTGTGAGTTCTGCTCGGCATGCCTTAAAGAGCAAGGCGCCGATAAATATTACAGCAAGTTTATACCCTAGTCCGCACTAATCGTATCTCTAATGCCGCAGACAATGCCAATTGCGGCTCAGTTAACTACTTTTGTACATTGAGACATCGATTTGATCTATGTGGCCTATGTGGTTGCAGATGTACAGATTCATTCAGTAGTATACGGAACTATATATGTCTATATAAATAGGTTTCTGGGGTGCTAGGCATAAGCTAAACTAGGTATTCCCTCGAGACACTGGAATGCATTTCATCGTCATCGTTGACTAAAATTTCCTTATAAAACTGACGTAAGTGCTTTAACTAACATTTTTGTGAGTGTGAATGTTTGTGTGGTATGTGGCATGTGGTTGAGTAGGTACATAgtttgctttaattaatttctaaAGAGCCTATAGCTGGGATCGAATTGAGTTACACTTTGCTACAGGGTTGTGTTAGATGCGAACGCTGGTTCACATAGCTCATTGAATTTGGTACAGTTTCCGATACTTGATCCTTGGTTCGAACTAGCCTTAAATAGTTAACTCTAAACTCTATATCTAAATTCTGTTGTCTTTCGAATTAAGTTTTGTTCATAAAGTTCTAGtagtttgttttcctttttttaagttttaatgCATGGTTGGTTCTTACTCACATAGTTTATATACAAAttctttgatttattttactatatgtatacatatttcTGTTGGTTTTGTAAAGCATTAGAGTATACCAAAGCCCGTTCCAATTTATGTTATGAAAACCGTTTCACTTTCTGGTTTGTTTTTCTCCTTCTTTCTCTCCTATAATTACGTAAAACACTCCTAGTAGTTTTACAAAATGTGAATCTGAATGTGTGTATAGTACAAGACATCGATAGCACCttcatatatgtatctatatggGGTTATAAGTGGGTCAGAGGAAGATCCTCCCGAAGGAAGGGGAAGCTAAACCGAGCTGAAGCCCAACTAAGTGGTCATACCTAAGGTATATACATGGTTTTTGCGTTAAAGCCCGATCTATTTGATAGTTTGCTACATCTGGCTTAGAACTAGGCATCCGATATATACAGTTATACAGTTTTCTCAATCATCTTCCCACCTATCCAATAGTTTAACTACATTTGTTGTTCCCAAAACACAATTTGCCGCGGCTTCCTTTGTGCAAAGCTGACATGTTCATAGCTTACAACTAATTTGCAAAACATgcaatatacaatatatgcCTACTCCCTAGCGATAAACTGATAAGCACGCGCCACTCCCTAGTGATCTATTAAACGTACGAGACTAATCTAATGGGACTCGAAGTGGACTAACCGGGAACGCACACCACAGACAGCCTTTGGGGTGGGTGGGTTTATTTGGCTGGGTTCCTAATACTTTCGCTCTGCCTAGAACTTATCTCTAcgggtgtgtctgtgtgtgctgGCCGTATTCTATATCCACTTGTTTTTCGACATGGAGGAGCGGAGTCGGCGCCCCCACATCAGGTTGTATCATACGATCGTTCCCTGCAAATGCTGTGGCGATGACACCTGAGATGACTGCTGTCCCAGCGAGTCCTGTGCTTGCAGTGATCCACTGGCGCCCGATGAGGTACTTGGTCCGGGTCCCAGGTCAGCAGTATTGATGGCCAGTGAGGAGCCACCACCCAGCATGCCTCCGGTGGAGGAACCTGCTCCAGATGGGTTAATGCCAcctccaccgccaccgcctAACACACAGGGCACACCTAACATGGGTGTGGGCTCCTCGGGCGGTGTCACCTGCAAGGATATCTGGTTCTGAGGGAGAGAACAGGAAGTTAGCCTTATGGTTAATTACACAGATCACTATGGCACCCACCTCCATGCCGATGCTACCGTTTAGGGATATCTTAATGGGATTACTATGGTTCGTTGCCTGCATGAGGGTAGTGAAGTGGCTAATGCCGATCTCTTCCAGCGACGACTTTCTCCGGCCGTGGCTGACGCCCACGCTGGGAAGGCCCTGTCGCAGGGACGAGGATCGACGCAGCAGGATATCGTTGTCGATCTGCAATGGGAACAAGCACGGGAAATATCCACCAAGATTGGCGATAATTAATGGGGTTAGTAAGCCCAAGAAAGATGTACTTTGATACCAACGAAACTCAATTACGTTTACACATACAAATTGGCAATTGTTGCAGTAACAGCTACAGTCACTCAAAGAACTAAACGAACACATAAAGAAGAAACACATGAACGTCAACTCGTAATGCGGCTCGATGGTGGGGCTAATTTGTTTTAAACTTGGACACTTAAATGAAACGTGTCTAATATTTCATGAGTTTCCTTGTTTTAGTGATTCTTCTCTGGGTGCGGACTATGACTACGGTTTGCTGTTGTAGTTGattgttgcagttgttttgcggttgctgctgtagattgttgcagttgcagttgctgccgTGCTTGTTTGGAGGGGTGATCTGCGGCTTAATTTTGTGTTCCCATAATTTTGATGCTAAGTGTGAGAGTGCAAATGCTGTCCCACAAATGGGACAAGCAACAAAGTGAACACATTCGTTTGTCTAGCCAATTGGTTAAGAAATCAACAATTTGAGTTAAACTCAATGGAGGACTATTAATCTTGTGTCATAGATCATTAATAATCGCAGCATAaaggaaatttaattttgtggTCGTAAACTAAACTCAAATGTTAAAATGTAACAAACAAACGTGGAAACGTGAATCGAATCAAACGAACAAACATAGAGAAGGAAATCGGTGGCGTGTGTTTGGTGTGTGGGTGTAATAGGAATAATAGCCAACCCGCAATGAGTTACTCCGTCCTCGCTGATTGCCAACCACCGTCGGACTGTCGGGTAGAGAAAGAGAATTCGATTTAATTTGCTGCATCGGGGGACTACAGCGCTGCGAGGATGATCCATACCCGGCCAAGGTCTGAACGCTCTGCATTTGCATGGGGTTCAATCCGGCAATGCCGGATCCTCGACGCGATCCAGCCCCGACGGCGGTGTTGGCCATGTTCATGTTCATCTGCGGCATCTGAGGGCCGCATGTGGCACCCAGGTTGATGTTCGAGCAGAACGAGATGTTCGACTTGCGGCGCGAGTTGTGTCGCTCGAAGGTCTTTTGGGCAGAGAACGGCGACGGCCTCACCAAGTATCTAATggaaaatttacaaaataaaaccaatttaGAAGAGCATTTTCTACGAGGTCTACGAGTAGAGGTATGGATGTTTTCTACTCATGGCATCATACTCATTATACCTTATCAACAGTTAACTGtataaaataatttcttaGAAAAGTATGATATTACTCACATGAGATCGCCTTCCTCCAGTTTGAGATCACAGCTCGGGTTGATTATCACATAGGACAGGTGGTTGCGTTTCTCGCTCACATCGTCGTAGTCGATTGTGGGTAGATTCAGAGACTCCATCCGACTTCGCACGAGATTCGCGATCTCCGCCCGCTCGATCTGCTGGGCATGGTTATCCCTCGCCTCGTCGGCCAGATTGATGGAGTACTAAAAGATTGAAGTACTTGCTCAGCACACTATCTTAAGGTAAACCATTTACAGGATGTTACAGGCCAGTTGGGTTTCCCACTTGCaataattgaattgaattttaaCGAAAGTGTAGTACACTTCACGAACCAAACCATGCCCAATAAGAGACTTTAACAGAAAACCCAAAGAGGCCCGCATAAGAATGTGCTAGCTGATCCTGAGTGTGTGTTATTGTTGTGCGAAAATGCAGACGAGACCGATGGGCAGCATCGTCCCTTGCTGGTTTAGTTGTTTTAGTTGTAGTGAATCATGCTACCATACAAAGAACATCATGCTGCAGAAGCCGGAATGATATCAAGACGGACCTACCTGAAACCAAACTTAAATGGCACCCCCTAACCCAGTTGATTGATTGAAATCGAAAATGGAGAATGCTGTTGAGTGGGGCGCTACTTACGGATGATCCTTTGCGCTCCGAGCAACCGCCCAGGCAGTTGACCGACCGCTGGCGTTGCGGCTGAGGCCGGAAGCTGCTGGCGCCACCTGTTGCCGACCCAGGCGGACGGTAGGTGACCCCGCGCAGCATTTCCGTCGAGTCCTTCGTCGAGTCGGGCGTGCCGGTCTCCTCGTCGTACTGAGGCATGCCCATGATTAGTTTGGTGTATGCAAATTCGAGTTCAATGAGTTCGGTTAAACACAAAATgatttacatatttaattggtttttaattgaaatggcaAATTGCTTTCACTGCTCTCAGTGTTCGagtatgcatgtgtgtgtgagagagagTATCAGTGTGTGGTATGGTGACTGAGTTGTGGCCTTAGCAAAATGGTTAACATTTAGGTTGTTTAGGCATGCCGTGGGGAGGAAACACGCAAAAGTTTGTTTCCCCCTTCCGCTAACGGTTGAATCAAAAATTTTAAGAACTGAAAACACGcgatttattgatttaaaaaGCCAGAAAGCAAAAAGTTTCTCAACCAAAATCGATAAAAACTCTATGGAAACGGTGCTGGGCAAGCTATTGGCGGTTGTTTCTCAACTGGGAAATAGAGAAAACAAAGTTTCTACCATTGGGACGACATTTCACCTACGTTCGGAGGTTTTTCAAGtctaattaaattaagttttttttcgTGTTTGCCAATTAACCCAAAATTGTTTGCCCATCCCCCATGCGTTTGGCTCTTATTGATTTTCAAATCGAGCGAGCATTTTTAATGAGCAATCAGCGTGCGCATCTGGGCAGGGACAAAAACTTTGAGTAATTGGGGAGTTGTTCGTTCAATGCCACAGAATGGGTTAGAAAGAGTCACAACTGCAAGGCCTGGCACAATAAGCAAATGCAATCAGCTAATTAAAAGGCGGCATGCACACAGCAACGGAAACAAAATCGGAAGGAAaacaaaactgaaactgaagccAAATTAAAGCCGGGAAAGCCAAGCATGCAGCAGCCAACAGGTCACGCAAAAAGGACCAACAGGATGGGATTGGAGGTACCACTACCCACTCCCAGGAACAACAACACTACGACTAGACTACACACAGTTACACACAACGAATTGGTGGCCAGACTAAAGGGGCAGGCATATGAGAATGTATGAAGTGTGGCTGGTGTTTCGGTATTTCATTGGTATTTcgtttgttttcgttttcattttcattttcgcttTTTCTTATTTGCTTTTCGCTTTGGGGAACTCACTGCGTGCGTGTGCGTCAGGTCCAATACAAACGCAAATCAATTGTTCAATTGGTACAGCGGGGCGTATGTGTAATTTGTATGAGTAATTTCATTGGTCTAATCTAATATGCTCACAGAATGCTGGCTAATGGTTCGTCTGTCTGATCTGTTATCCTATCGAATGATGAATGCTGTGACGGCAAAACTTAATCCAAAAACGAAACGGGCGATTGGGGTATGAGCGGATAACTTGCGGCCTGATTTGCAGCAAGGTCAGAGCTACtggaaaagtaaacaaaataagGAGGGCAATctaacggaaacggaaactgcaatgggagtgggagtcgtaatcggaatcggaatcagaATCAGCACGCTATGCTTTGTATAAATGAGTATATTCTGGTATGTAGGAGTTTACTTTAAAGGGAGCGAGTCGTTGCTAATAGCGTCAATCAATCTTATAGTATATATGTTTTAAGGATAAATCTAAATCTTTACCATCTCGGCCGTTTACGATTACAAATTGAAaggattatatatatttgaatatatatatatatatatttatatatttatagagagagagagagagcgagagagggaAACAGGTATATGTATGCACTTAACATTATTCGAGGTAAATATGCAAACTTCGTATGATGAACAGACTTGAGACTCAATGCAGTTAGTAGTAAAGCGTAAGCGTGTGATTTATAACACAAAACCCAAAAGTAAACCAACTGAGGAATAGTGAAACTAAAAACCGAATCGAACCGAACACAATCAAAAGAACTTCGATTAGGCCTCGTCGTCACCTGGGGAACTCAATTAGTTAATTTGCAAATGAAGTTAAAAAGTTATCGTTTTCTGTTTAATTTGCTTTTCGCTGTGTTTCGGTGTGTGTACCTAATCGCAGCTCGAGATGCGAACAAGTGAGCAAAGACAAGTAAAAGGCTATAGTTAGAGTAGAGCTAGGAAGATAGAGTTAGACATAGAGAAACAGAGAGATATAGTCAGGCTAAGTGTGGACTGGTGAGTGAGTGGAGTGAGCGTGTTAGTTGGGTTAGAAACAAATGTCTCTCGAGTGTCCTGCAGAGCCGTCCCCCTTTTTCTTTAGTTGGGATCGGATGCGCGGTCTAGAAGTTTGATCTTGGGATCTGATCTTGAGATTTGctattgtttgttttgccttGGACTCACCGATGGACGCAAGCGCACACAATGCCTGCTGAAGGCCGAGAAGGGTCCCCATCTCTCGACCGGCGAGTTACTCACATGAGACGTGTCCGCATTCGAGGTGTCCTGCGTGCGGTAAATGCCAATGGGTATTTCGCAGGTGGTGGAGCACAGCTTCTGGTACAGCCGACCATAGGTGCGTATCCACATGTCGTCCTTGGTGATGCGCATCTGCGGATGAAAAAGTTGAGACAAATCGCTTTTCATCACCTGATTGGCACTAACCGAGGTCAAGAACCCACTGCCCGGCGCCTGGTCAAtgcccagcagcagccgcacaAAGGTAATCACATAGTCCTTCACGAAGGCCTGGTACAGCAGGGTGTCCAACATGGAGGCACTGAACACGGCTCCTGCGGCAAAGGGCAGACGGAACATATAGGAGATGTGCGACCCGCGCTCCTTCTCGCGCTGCAATTAAGTGAGCGGCAAATTAACCAAATGTCAACTGAAAGGGGGGCGGGGGGCCAACGCGCTACCGACCTTCTCCATTTTGCTCAGATGGAGGGCATACTTGTCGTGGGCCCGGAACTGCATGAACCTCATGTTGGAGCTCTGCGACAGCTCGGTAATGCTCTTGATGCTGGGAAAGAATCTACAAAGAGGCAGGACGGTGTCCAAGCTGTTTCAGTTAAGCTAACTATCACTTACTTGAACATATTCTGCACGGCCACTATGGTGTTGCAGTCTGAGAGGGAGTCCTCCTCGGCCGAATTGGAGAGCTCCTTGTTGACCACCACCACACTTTCTGCCAAAGTGATGCCAGCCCTCAGCAGATCGTCCAGGCAGTCGATCGACCCCAGCATCCAGTAGACCTGCGACCAAGTAGAATTAGAATGCACCAACAAATTTAGAATTTTACAGCCTACCAAAGGAAAGTAAGACAACGCATCTAGGAAGGCCACATCTGGCCTTCTCTCCAGGAGCAGGATGATGGGATTCAGCGAGGTCTTCGATCGGAAGTGAGCTCTTAGCGGGATGATGAAGTTGTATATGCCATTGGAGGCGTAATCCGCAGCCAGGATAATCGTCTTGTTCTGCCACTGGTATTCCTTTGCGTTTCGATAGCTGCAGTGCTCGCAGACCTGCGAAAGAGATTGGTTTTCCTCCAAATGAAATGGTCTGGCCCAAGGACTGTCATAGCGACCCACCTGAGCCAACTGCAGACAGCAGAGCGGCTTCTTCTCTTTGAGCAAGTAGCAGAGCGTGGGACTAACGCCAATGAAGGGTGAAACAGGTGGAAACCCCTTGACGATGCTGGAATGGCAGACGACTCTGGGTTAGACGTGAGCTCCCCGTGGACAAGGCGATGGGCGACAGGTTTTAAGGTGGGTGGTGAGATGTGCGGGTGGGAAAACAAGCAGATTGTGCTGGGACTCAAACGATATAGCTACAAGTTGGGAAATTGTGTCGGGTAAAAAGGGAAATGAAAACTACGAGCAGATCCAAAGCATTCACTACGAATTAACAGAATGGTGAAACTTAAACTTTAACTGTGATTCCCAGAACCCTGCAGTTGTGCTCCTCCTACGACCACTGCGTATGGAGGCGAAACTTTGGCGCTTTCAGGAAGCCCTATGGAATGAATACACAATTGcagccgaaaaacaaaacaaagccaaGGAGCAAGCAGAAGCAAATGCTGATTATATGCAGATGCACCGCGGCACCGAGAGTCACGACAAACAGCACAGAATCTCGAGTTGTTCCGCCTTAGTTGGTCCAAGGTAAACGGCGGCGTCATTAAAAGATGTCCTGCGGCAggcaaacaaaagcaacaacaacgaacgAACAGCAACAACGAGACAAGAACTCTTCAACAAATGGCGTGTGTCCGCAGAATGTCCTTCCCCCCCATCCCCCCCCATCAGTCAGACTTACCAGGAGTAGTCGTAGACCCAAACCGGACGCACCGGTCGACGTGTCTCTACGGAACTGCTCGACGTGAATGCCGTTGCCCCACTTCCTGCTGCCATTGCTGTTGTCGCTGCCACCGCCGGCGTGGTTGTTGTGGTGGCAGTGGAGCAACTGCAGGAGCAACATCGCTGCAACTGACGCCTTCTGGCTGCCAGTCTGGCCAGAGTTCCTCCATTCAGGCCCACACCCATggccattcccattcccattccggGCACCGAGCGGCACTCACTATCGCAGCTGTAGCTCTTTTTCATGACGCGCCTGCGCAACTGGGGTAGATACTCCTCGGACGGCATGGCAGCGGAATCGGCATTAGTTCCGGACTCGCCTGCAGAATCACTTGGATatgcaggagcaggagcagcagcaacagcagcagcggaagCGGAAGCAGTGGCACTGCAGAAGCTGCAACCGCGCTGATACGAATCCTCCGAGGAGCTCATGATGAGCGAATAAGTGCGCGATTGTGGAAAGTGCCCGCCCAAGCAGCTGAGGCGATGTTTCGATTGTTGTTTAGTTTGATGTGTTCAAAGAACTTAAGGAATGGGGCGGGTGTCTAGTGCTTAAGTACAACATATACAATTTACATTCAGTCGGATCTCGCAGTCCTCAACGATCCACTTCTTTTGTACAATAATATACTTAGATCGATTCGGATTGCTGAGAGCAGACTAGCATGGTCTATGTACACAGATTCATGTCAGAGGTTAGTTTCTTGTGGAAAACAGAGTAGCTAAGAAATATAGTTAGTGATACACATACGTAGTACAATCTGTTTGGGGGTCTAGATCTATATTGATAGAGACACTACACTGGGAAAGGTGGATACGGTGCCTCGGAATAGTGACAAAAAGGGGAGTGTGAAGGGTTTGATTAGAGGGGAGATACTTACGCAATCTTCTCGGATGGCGAACGCCAGGGCATCTCGTCGTCGATCTCATCATCACTCTCGTCCCCCTCTTCGCCATCGTCGTTGCCGGCAATGCTGAATGAGGAGGAGGTGAACATGTCGGGCACAGGCAGGATCGAGGGACGTCTACTACCTGAAAATGGGAGTGATGTAGTTTTTCTAAATAGATACGTCATATTTCTGGGGCAACTAAGAAATTATACTTTCCAATCAACGCTGTTAAAACTGGGTTTGGCAACGGAAGGAATAATTCGAATAGATCTTATCCCAAGTAGTTGTAAGACTGGATTTCCTCTTTAAACTTACCCCTCCGCTGGTTGAGCACATCTGGGCTGAGCAGGTTGGGATTGTTGGCAAAGGGCACATCCAGGTGATTGCCCGTGGTGGTCAGTGTGGCCGGGGTGATACTGAGCGAGGTGCCCATGCTGTGGGCACTGCCCAAGCCGAGGCCGCCTCCACCACATCCACCCGATCCGCCCGCCATGCTGGGAGATCCCATCGTCTGGGGCGGTGGCGGCAGGGTCGTTGTGGTTATCGTTGCCGCCGTCTGGGTCACCGTCGTGTCCTTGAGGTTCTGCCTAGAGTCCGAGATTATCACAGCCGTCGGATTTTCGCTAGCTAAATTGGGGCAAAGCAGAAAGTGCAATTAGTCCCGGTCAACTTGACGATCAATATCCATTCTAATTACAACTACTTAGGCGCTTGCTATACAGGATAAAATGTCCACTAATTTCAGCTGAGCGACAAAAATGTGACAGAGAAAAGGGCAAAAAGGCAAGTGGAGCGGGTTCATTGGGGGGAGATTCTACAAGACAAACCTGGGAAAACAACTCGTTAAAAGTCCTCGACAAGCTTGCACTGGCTGGGAAACTTTCGGCAAAGTGATTAAGGTgcaacttggccaaaatgttGTCTTTCCCCTTCTGCCAACAGTTTTTGGTTACTTAATTACAGGGGCGGCTGTGGGAAAGGGGTGAGCTACGATGACGGGTCTAATTTGAACGCACAATAAGCTAGACTATTTCTATGCAGCTAATTTACACGAATTGTTGCGTGAGGTGTACATATTATTTACAGCTAGTTCTACACATCCAAAGctcatgcacacacacacacaaataacaTGGCAAACAGAACGAAGTGCAAAGACAGGCGGAAGAAGAAAATGACGGGCGGAAGTTGAAAAAGTGATGTTTGAGCAAAGACAACTACGAAACGTGAAGAAGAAGCCATGTAAAAAATGAAGCAAACAACAGAAATAGTTTTGCGTAGTGGCAAAAGGAGAAAACAGGAAAAAGTGCGAGGCCAGCGTGGGTGTGGTCATTAGGGTGGAcctttatttaaaattcgttATTTCGACTATCGGTTTTTCaacaaataatatttacaattaCCGCGTGTAAATTACAGTTAAGCTTGAATattagatagatagatatacgTTAAACACGATTTCTTATGCGGTGCATCTTGCACGTTTTAATGGTCCACCCTAGTGTTCATGTATGGGTTTTTTATTTGACTGGTGTATGTGGGAGGAAGGAATGCAGAAATGGGCTTGGATGGCGCCGGATGTGTGCTTTGACATGGGTAGCGAAGAATGTAACATGGGGTGGGGTTTAAAGGCAGCTCAAGCTCCAAAATCGAGACAGCAAGAGAAAAACTGCGAAAGATATATGTGGCTTGGATGTGGGGACGCTGAATCGGTTTTCGGTGAGTGATAGAGTTAGGCAAAGAACGTGAACGAAATATTTGTGATTTGCTTCATTTTTTTGGTAGtatcttttctttttggaTTCCAAAGATGCGGGTTTTGCTTGACTTGCGGGCTTTTTACTTTCGTTTGGGGTTTCGTTAGTTCTGGTGTCACACTCACGCACAAATAGTGATGCAAACTCGCCACTGTCAGGTGTTTGCATTGGTGGATGCGGTtgcggatacggatacggttGCAAGTGGGTGGTGCCGGTGGTGCCACCACCACTATCGTAACTGGGACTGTGgggcacacgcacacaaacagaCGGCACTGGTGGTGGTGCGGCTGCGGCGGTTGAGGTTGcatt carries:
- the LOC6608495 gene encoding potassium channel subfamily T member 2 isoform X6, which encodes MSQNLQVSYTALAMSDDNQTCSYSMPSVASPSLNHRLQRNVNFNEDLNDLAGYPPQQLPTAPAVRRFSKSIFQRPRSMSVWSDISRSSMRLDERVRVEYYVNENTFKERLQLYFIKNQRSSLRIRIADLFLKLLSCVLYIIRVILDKNPTFITCYGCEVGNKTEFIISAKLTEEEFQENPIINWDAILWVNRPTVLWVLQLLLAMVSLTQSLVLTYLGYKGNIWQQILSFHFILELVTTIPFALTIVHPPLRNLFIPIFLNCWLAKRSLENMFNDLHRAMQKSQSALSQQLTILSATLLCLVFTSVCGIQHFQRAGHRHLNLFQSTYYVVVTFSTVGYGDFVPDIWPSQLYMVIMICVALIVLPTQFEQLAFTWMERQKLGGSYSSHRAQSEKHVVVCSTTLHADTIMDFLNEFYAHPLLQDFYVVLLSPMELDTTMRMILQVPIWAQRVIYIQGSCLKDGDLARARMNEAEACFILAARNYADKTAADEHTILRSWAVKDFAPNVPQYVQIFRPEHKLHVKFAEHVVCEDEFKYALLANNCTCPGASTLVTLLLHTSRGQEGQQSPEEWHRLYGKCSGNEIYHIVLGDSRFFGEYEGKSFTYASFHSHRKYGVALVGVRPAELPEFYEETILLNPGPRHIMKKDDTCYYMSITKEENSAFVVNQNQTSDPTAAAKEGGGTGGGGGASSSASHHPTAATASENPTAVIISDSRQNLKDTTVTQTAATITTTTLPPPPQTMGSPSMAGGSGGCGGGGLGLGSAHSMGTSLSITPATLTTTGNHLDVPFANNPNLLSPDVLNQRRGSRRPSILPVPDMFTSSSFSIAGNDDGEEGDESDDEIDDEMPWRSPSEKIAIVKGFPPVSPFIGVSPTLCYLLKEKKPLCCLQLAQVCEHCSYRNAKEYQWQNKTIILAADYASNGIYNFIIPLRAHFRSKTSLNPIILLLERRPDVAFLDALSYFPLVYWMLGSIDCLDDLLRAGITLAESVVVVNKELSNSAEEDSLSDCNTIVAVQNMFKFFPSIKSITELSQSSNMRFMQFRAHDKYALHLSKMEKREKERGSHISYMFRLPFAAGAVFSASMLDTLLYQAFVKDYVITFVRLLLGIDQAPGSGFLTSMRITKDDMWIRTYGRLYQKLCSTTCEIPIGIYRTQDTSNADTSHVSNSPVERWGPFSAFSRHCVRLRPSYDEETGTPDSTKDSTEMLRGVTYRPPGSATGGASSFRPQPQRQRSVNCLGGCSERKGSSYSINLADEARDNHAQQIERAEIANLVRSRMESLNLPTIDYDDVSEKRNHLSYVIINPSCDLKLEEGDLIYLVRPSPFSAQKTFERHNSRRKSNISFCSNINLGATCGPQMPQMNMNMANTAVGAGSRRGSGIAGLNPMQMQSVQTLAGYGSSSQRCSPPMQQIKSNSLSLPDSPTVVGNQRGRSNSLRIDNDILLRRSSSLRQGLPSVGVSHGRRKSSLEEIGISHFTTLMQATNHSNPIKISLNGSIGMENQISLQVTPPEEPTPMLGVPCVLGGGGGGGINPSGAGSSTGGMLGGGSSLAINTADLGPGPSTSSGASGSLQAQDSLGQQSSQVSSPQHLQGTIV